The window GCTATATCTATTGTAGTCACTCTACTATATGTAATTTGCTTTCACTTTCTGAGATATTTGATGGAAATTGTATGGAAGACACATTAGTGAATGCATATCAAAAGTTGGGTTGGATTTGCAAGCTTTTGAAACGTTTAgctttatttaaactattcaTTGACTGTAATTGGGCAATGTTTGTTTTTGCAGCGGGTTATGAGGCCAAGGGGAGGGACCAATACGTGGCTTCATTGGCTCCCAGTTTCTGTCCACAAGAAACTGGACTCTTTTTTCAAACAGATTTTCGGTGATTCTAGCAGAAAAGTTGAAGGGAAGAATGGAATGCCTCTGATGACCAAGAAAACAGGTAATACTTTCTAATTATTCACAACTCACTTTGAGATTACGTTGAGAGCTGGTTAGAATGTGAACTGCTCATAAAAATGATTGTTCGAAAGTGAAGTTGATATAAGGGTCAGTACCATAGTTAGCCTCGATATAAGTACGTGTAGTTATTGGAAGCTCCCTTGGGTAACCATTTGGGATTTGAGATAtttggtttagggtttttgaaaattctatttgttttttcacaATTCTTTACATTTAtctcaatttcaattaaaagGCTTGATTCACAAAACTCCCTATTTGTCCCGAAGACCTAAAATctctaataaataattaaccaACATTTGTATTCATGTAACAAGAGAAAGGTTTCCCATTCCTTAGCTGGAAAATATGTGGCAAATTTAAGATACATATGAAcgaattcatttttattacaaGAAACTAAAGCAATCAGATTTTGAAAGGTAATCCTGATGGAATTGGTATTTGCAGGCTTATCAGACATTTTAGAAGCTGATGCCAAACAAATTGCAAAAGAGGCACGTGAAACATTTGATATGTATGTTCTGTTTGTTTTTCGAAATGGCTTGTTAGGAAATTTGTGGGATATCATACATTTCATGTAGATCAGTAGATGACCTCTAGAGGTTTTGAACCCTTCACATGTTGGTAGATCCAACATCATTACCACCATGTCTAACTCTTGAGGTTATGGCTACTTTTCctctaataaaaattttaccctgttatcatatatatatagattgatAATATGGGATATATTCTCGGTAGAGTGGTTTTATTCAATTGAATGTTATTGATTAGCTCAGgctaagaaaagaagagagactTAATATTGTAATAGTTATGATGTATGCATCCTGTACTGATAGGCCTGattctttcaattatatttcCAATTCTCCAAGAGAATTCTAGTTACAAGATGATACTTCCTTGTTGCCCTCTCCCCCCAAAGTACAGGgtatttaaagaaacaaaataacaaaaccatAACAAACTCCAGCCCCATAACTAACTAGTACTCCCAAGGGCCTTACTGAAACGTTTTATATCACTTACTTCCTCCTTTCTATTGCCCACGAGTATGCACCTTTAAACCCGAGACCTTATCAAGTACTTTGTATACTTTGTGACGGTGGTGGgctttgttaaatttttttagagtaAGCTACTAAATTTCAGAGCCAATTCCTGATCATATTTTTATGGCTGTcatctaattattttacttCACTTCATGTGCCAAtctatcatttttcattgttaGGGATGGTCCATTGCTTGTAATCGCATCTGGCAGAGATACAATTTCGGTTGCTAGCTCAATAAAAAGGTTTGCTCcagaaaatgtttttgttgtcCAGGTGAAACCCTTTTTTCTGTGTAATCCTCCTTAAAAATGATTGCTATCAGTGGACTAAAGTTGTTGAGATTGTCATGTCTGAGATTTTATCTTTGTATATATGGACTCTTATTCTgtgtattgtttttaattattaatcagTTTCTTAAGATTTTCTAACAGCTGGCTCTACTGGTTTCTTGCAATGTATTGATTCAGATTCAACATCCGAGGTCCCGGTTAGATAGATTTGATTTGGTAATTACTCCTCGTCATGACTATTACCCTTTAACACCTCATGCACGACAACAGATTCCTTGGTTGCTTCGCCGGTGGATTACTCCTCGTGAACCTCCGGGAAAAAATGTGGTAGGTATCTAACCTCTGCATATTTTCTTCATGCTATAGACCACTGAAAAGCAATGAGGGTTATTAATTGTTGCATTTGTTCATCATTTTGGAACCTTAATCCATAGGTTCTTACTGTTGGAGCTCTTCATCAGGCTGATTTTGCTGCACTTAGGACTGCGGCCTCTGCATGGCATAATGAATTGGCTTCTCTACCAAAACCACTCCTTGTGGTTAATATTGGAGGCCCATCAAGTAATTATTTACCTCTGGTTctagaaaatatgaaattggtATTGACCAATGGCATGTGCAAATCTTGCTTGGAATCTCTTTATTTTGTGtgattttgtttccttttcaaatctaaattgtTTTTGCATTAATATTATTCTCACCTACCCTACTTTTGATAGATTGGCCCTACCGTGCATCTATGTGATCTATACAGGCAATTGTCGCTATGGCGTCGATCTTGCAAAGCAATTAGCTTCTATGCTGCAAAACGTTCTTTGGAGCTGTGGAAGTGTTAGGATCTCATTTTCACGCCGGACCCCGGAGAAGGTGCACATTGATAGCTGATCACTTGAATCTATTTATATTGGATTTAATAATCATATCTCCGGGTATATGATGCTAGGTATCCAAAATCTTGGTAGAAGAATTCAAAACCCATCCTAAAGTCTACATTTGGGATGGTGAAGGTATCTCAGTCCTTGTTTTTCAGAAAACATATAtgattattaatatatatcatagaAGCTTGCCtaagatttttattaatatggtCTTGCATAGGACCAAATCCGCATCTTGGGCATCTAGCATGGGCTGATGCTTTTGTAATAACAGCTGACTCTGTAAGTATGTTGAGTGAGGCTTGCAGCACTGGGTATGTTTGAAGTACAAGTTGCATTCTTGGAACTAATATGGTTCATAACACTATTTACATTGAAGCTCttgtttgatgtttttgtaattttgaaaggaAACCCGTCTATGTGATTGGAAGTGACCGGTGCACGTGGAAGTTTGCAGATTTCCAAAAGTCCCTCGCTGAACGAGGAGTGGTCAGGCCATTCACTGGTAAAGAAGATGTAAGTCCAGTTatctttcttatattttcaGGATTCATGCATTGAACTTCAGTCTTGATACAATACAACTTCATCTATTTGTTACTAAGTTTCCTATGAGATGACTTTAgtttatattcttaaaactCCCATCCTcgtattatttttatttacgaAGCCCAAAATGTTAAATCTTCAGTATCGAATTGAAGACTTGTTCTGTTACCTGAATTACCCTCGAAAACTTAGCCGATATGTTAGGCTTATGTATTTTCTTAACAAATATGCACTTTTCACAATCCAGTGGTCATTTTGATCATTAATATACTTACACATTGCAGAAGAAACCTTTTTTCTGATAGATTGATCTCTCGACTGACAGATATCGGAAAGTTGGAGCTACTCTTCCCTCAACGACACTGCAGAGGCTGCAAATCGGATAAATTTGGCACTTGCTGCACGTGGGTGGAGAATTCTTACATCAACTAAATGAAACTAAGGTCTACTTAACTGAGTTCTCCATACCTGCCTTGAATTTTTTCCATCTCCGGGCAGTTTTTTATGCATTCATTCATTTGATTGCTGACTCCCTTGTTCGGGTTCTTGTATCATCCCTGGGGAATCTGAAATAAACACAGCTACATAAAGTTGTCTACAGGATAATTAGCAATTGTATTGCTGAAATTTTCGTGTGGTGAGTTATTGTTCTTAGCTTGCTTATTCTAATAAACAATGTACCTTAGTTCTAGAACTAGCTTAACATCTTTGTCGTCATTGCAACTTAATGAGCTCATTAGATAATAAGATTTAGACTGTTTTgcaatattaaattaaatatacgctgtttgaaaattttattcaaaccAACTCGAATTGGGATTTTGGTCTGGctctatattttaatcaaactcaTCCTTACCCATCGCCACcagtaaaatttaattattcttttgttaaagCATTTGGTGGGAATGTGTTTAATGCATGATCATCACATATATTCAAGATCAAACCTTGTGAGTTTAGTTGAGATTGACATTCGTAGATctaagtttatttattaaatgattCGTAAGAAATTAACAACAATACCTAAGAAAGGGTATTTTTATGCAAAGGAGGCAGGGACTAAAGCATAATACTTAAAATTAGTCGAGGGCCAAAGTGAAAAATGCTTAAATAAAAACCTGGAAACCTACCAAACAtggattattattatcaagCAGGAATTGGTGGCTTCATCAACTACTTTGcatgaagaaaaagagaaatgaattgcttttcaaacattttattatgcaAAAGATCTTTAATGTGAGTGATCAGAATAAGTTTGTTTGGAAGACTTTGGAGTTGGTTGATTCTATAGCATGGCTGGATAAGAGAATAAATATATGCCTGTGGTTTAGTTGATTGAATAAATAGATTTAAAGGACTTGgtgatttatttaaaacaaatacttGTATAGGTtgttaaatcaattaaattgtttaaaccaacaaaattatttgtcaATCGGTTTGTTTGACTTGATTATTAGCCAATTTGacaaatcatttattttaccGTGACTCAATGCCAAGATTTAAAGGTTAATTGAATATAACATAATTGATAGACATATAATTAACCAACGAATTAGAGGTTTAAATCTCTTTCACACTCACGTATTAGATCGATATTCAACTTGATGACAAATTAGTTAATGGATGAAATTTCAACCctacattcaaattt of the Cucumis sativus cultivar 9930 chromosome 3, Cucumber_9930_V3, whole genome shotgun sequence genome contains:
- the LOC101221875 gene encoding mitochondrial fission protein ELM1 isoform X3 gives rise to the protein MRPIRLPEPPNGSFGVPEIFDGRIYGVIRRAIVIGNGFPGAENQCLGLVRALGLSGRHSLYRVMRPRGGTNTWLHWLPVSVHKKLDSFFKQIFGDSSRKVEGKNGMPLMTKKTGLSDILEADAKQIAKEARETFDMDGPLLVIASGRDTISVASSIKRFAPENVFVVQIQHPRSRLDRFDLVITPRHDYYPLTPHARQQIPWLLRRWITPREPPGKNVVLTVGALHQADFAALRTAASAWHNELASLPKPLLVVNIGGPSSNCRYGVDLAKQLASMLQNVLWSCGSVRISFSRRTPEKVSKILVEEFKTHPKVYIWDGEGPNPHLGHLAWADAFVITADSVSMLSEACSTGKPVYVIGSDRCTWKFADFQKSLAERGVVRPFTGKEDKKPFF
- the LOC101221875 gene encoding mitochondrial fission protein ELM1 isoform X1; the encoded protein is MRPIRLPEPPNGSFGVPEIFDGRIYGVIRRAIVIGNGFPGAENQCLGLVRALGLSGRHSLYRVMRPRGGTNTWLHWLPVSVHKKLDSFFKQIFGDSSRKVEGKNGMPLMTKKTGLSDILEADAKQIAKEARETFDMDGPLLVIASGRDTISVASSIKRFAPENVFVVQIQHPRSRLDRFDLVITPRHDYYPLTPHARQQIPWLLRRWITPREPPGKNVVLTVGALHQADFAALRTAASAWHNELASLPKPLLVVNIGGPSSNCRYGVDLAKQLASMLQNVLWSCGSVRISFSRRTPEKVSKILVEEFKTHPKVYIWDGEGPNPHLGHLAWADAFVITADSVSMLSEACSTGKPVYVIGSDRCTWKFADFQKSLAERGVVRPFTGKEDISESWSYSSLNDTAEAANRINLALAARGWRILTSTK
- the LOC101221875 gene encoding mitochondrial fission protein ELM1 isoform X2, which encodes MRPIRLPEPPNGSFGVPEIFDGRIYGVIRRAIVIGNGFPGAENQCLGLVRALGLSGRHSLYRVMRPRGGTNTWLHWLPVSVHKKLDSFFKQIFGDSSRKVEGKNGMPLMTKKTGLSDILEADAKQIAKEARETFDMDGPLLVIASGRDTISVASSIKRFAPENVFVVQIQHPRSRLDRFDLVITPRHDYYPLTPHARQQIPWLLRRWITPREPPGKNVADFAALRTAASAWHNELASLPKPLLVVNIGGPSSNCRYGVDLAKQLASMLQNVLWSCGSVRISFSRRTPEKVSKILVEEFKTHPKVYIWDGEGPNPHLGHLAWADAFVITADSVSMLSEACSTGKPVYVIGSDRCTWKFADFQKSLAERGVVRPFTGKEDISESWSYSSLNDTAEAANRINLALAARGWRILTSTK
- the LOC101221875 gene encoding mitochondrial fission protein ELM1 isoform X4, with protein sequence MASPAPRISVSVWSELSAFQRVMRPRGGTNTWLHWLPVSVHKKLDSFFKQIFGDSSRKVEGKNGMPLMTKKTGLSDILEADAKQIAKEARETFDMDGPLLVIASGRDTISVASSIKRFAPENVFVVQIQHPRSRLDRFDLVITPRHDYYPLTPHARQQIPWLLRRWITPREPPGKNVVLTVGALHQADFAALRTAASAWHNELASLPKPLLVVNIGGPSSNCRYGVDLAKQLASMLQNVLWSCGSVRISFSRRTPEKVSKILVEEFKTHPKVYIWDGEGPNPHLGHLAWADAFVITADSVSMLSEACSTGKPVYVIGSDRCTWKFADFQKSLAERGVVRPFTGKEDISESWSYSSLNDTAEAANRINLALAARGWRILTSTK